One part of the Paenibacillus silvisoli genome encodes these proteins:
- the nadA gene encoding quinolinate synthase NadA encodes MEALALERKAEQNRELRERLEQLKKERNAIILAHYYQRDEIQEVADFRGDSFLLAQKAAETDADVIVFCGVHFMGESAKILAPNKTVIIPDERAGCPMADMVNVDGLRKLKAQHPNAKVVTYINSSAEIKAETDICCTSANAVRVVNSVDSDEIIWVPDKNLGHYVQQKTDKKMIIWEGYCNTHDMLTVKDVEEMKAKHPNAQFVVHPECRPEVVALGDFVGSTTAIIKYCKESDCQEFIVGTEDGTGYQLRLDSPNKTFHFATKYLVCPNMKVNNLKKLVKCLETMQPQIYVPEEVASKARLSLERMLQVK; translated from the coding sequence ATGGAAGCACTAGCTCTGGAACGCAAGGCGGAGCAAAACCGCGAGCTGCGTGAACGCTTGGAGCAGCTGAAGAAAGAACGCAATGCCATCATTCTCGCCCATTATTATCAGCGTGATGAAATTCAAGAGGTCGCCGATTTCCGCGGAGACTCCTTCCTGCTCGCGCAGAAGGCAGCTGAAACGGATGCGGACGTCATCGTCTTCTGCGGCGTTCACTTCATGGGTGAAAGCGCGAAGATTTTGGCGCCGAACAAAACGGTTATCATTCCAGACGAGCGTGCCGGCTGCCCGATGGCGGACATGGTCAACGTGGACGGCTTGCGCAAGCTGAAGGCTCAGCATCCGAATGCGAAGGTCGTCACGTACATTAACTCGTCCGCGGAGATCAAAGCGGAAACCGATATTTGCTGTACGTCCGCCAACGCCGTCCGCGTTGTGAATTCGGTCGATTCCGATGAAATCATTTGGGTTCCGGACAAAAATCTCGGCCACTATGTGCAGCAGAAGACCGACAAAAAAATGATCATCTGGGAAGGCTACTGCAACACGCATGACATGCTGACCGTCAAAGATGTAGAGGAAATGAAAGCGAAGCATCCGAACGCGCAATTCGTGGTTCACCCGGAATGCCGTCCAGAGGTCGTCGCGCTTGGCGATTTCGTCGGAAGCACGACAGCTATCATTAAATATTGCAAAGAATCGGATTGCCAAGAGTTCATCGTCGGCACGGAGGACGGAACGGGCTATCAGCTGCGTTTGGACAGCCCGAACAAAACGTTCCATTTTGCAACGAAGTATTTGGTATGCCCGAATATGAAGGTCAACAATTTGAAGAAGCTCGTCAAATGCTTGGAGACGATGCAGCCGCAAATTTACGTGCCGGAAGAAGTCGCAAGCAAAGCCCGTTTATCCCTGGAGCGCATGTTACAAGTGAAGTAG
- the nadB gene encoding L-aspartate oxidase — translation MIPRYLVDVELDSLPVIHKDVIVIGAGIAGLFTAIKASETNDVLMITKKSLMDSNTRYAQGGIAAVISEDDSPAYHRQDTLIAGAGLCSHEAVDVLVHEGTKGVEDLIRMGTQFDTENGEFALTKEGAHSQRRILHANGDATGYEIVRALSEKAVANPRIDVWDDHFAIDLITDDGVCIGALVQKPDGQRLIVRGKATILCSGGAGQLYRYTTNPEVATGDGIAMAYRAGAYIQDVEFFQFHPTSLCYPGAPRFLISEAVRGEGAVLRNIRGERFMEKYHEQLELAPRDVVARAIVSEMEATKSTFVYIDVTHESADMIRHRFPNIYEFCLNFGLDLTTDWIPVAPAAHYMMGGVKTDLNGETNLRRLFACGECSSTGVHGANRLASNSLSEAIVFGRRIVERINALSPLEGHEHVQMLSLSRSEAPIQAVVEKRLKLQKIMVRYVGLRRNANGLNKGLEELKRLRSIFQSVITKREEYEFANLLTCAMLTTQSALGREESRGAHSREDFPERDDLLWRKHTVLHREYGLTEERIEDV, via the coding sequence ATGATTCCACGTTATCTCGTTGATGTTGAACTCGATTCGCTGCCGGTTATTCATAAAGACGTCATTGTGATCGGGGCCGGCATTGCCGGTCTTTTTACCGCTATAAAGGCCAGCGAAACGAACGATGTGCTGATGATTACGAAGAAGTCGCTGATGGACAGCAACACCCGCTATGCCCAGGGCGGCATCGCCGCGGTTATTTCCGAAGACGATTCGCCCGCTTATCATCGCCAAGATACGCTTATTGCCGGCGCGGGTCTATGCTCGCATGAAGCCGTCGATGTACTGGTGCATGAAGGAACGAAGGGCGTCGAAGATTTGATCCGCATGGGGACGCAATTCGATACGGAGAACGGCGAGTTTGCGCTCACCAAAGAAGGCGCGCATAGTCAGCGCCGCATTTTGCATGCCAATGGGGATGCGACCGGGTATGAGATCGTTCGGGCATTGTCGGAGAAAGCGGTGGCGAATCCGCGAATCGACGTGTGGGACGATCATTTTGCTATTGACCTCATTACCGATGACGGCGTCTGCATCGGCGCGCTTGTGCAGAAGCCGGACGGGCAGCGCTTGATCGTCCGCGGCAAAGCGACGATTCTTTGCTCCGGCGGTGCGGGTCAGTTGTACCGGTATACGACCAATCCGGAAGTAGCGACCGGAGACGGTATCGCGATGGCTTACCGTGCGGGTGCTTACATACAGGACGTGGAGTTTTTTCAATTTCACCCGACGTCGCTCTGCTATCCGGGCGCGCCTCGCTTCTTGATTTCCGAGGCGGTGCGCGGCGAAGGCGCGGTGCTGCGCAACATTCGCGGCGAGCGGTTTATGGAGAAGTATCACGAGCAGCTGGAATTAGCGCCGCGGGATGTCGTGGCCCGTGCGATCGTCAGCGAAATGGAAGCGACCAAGTCGACGTTCGTTTATATCGATGTCACGCATGAGTCGGCTGACATGATCAGGCACCGTTTTCCGAATATATACGAGTTCTGCTTGAACTTCGGTCTTGATTTAACGACGGATTGGATTCCCGTCGCGCCTGCGGCGCATTATATGATGGGCGGCGTTAAAACCGATCTGAACGGCGAAACGAACCTGCGGCGGCTGTTTGCCTGCGGCGAATGCTCGTCCACCGGCGTTCATGGCGCTAACCGTCTGGCCAGCAACTCGCTGTCGGAAGCGATCGTCTTCGGGCGCCGAATCGTGGAGCGGATCAATGCGCTATCGCCGCTTGAGGGACACGAGCATGTACAAATGCTATCCCTTTCGCGCAGCGAGGCTCCGATTCAAGCGGTTGTGGAGAAGCGGCTGAAGCTGCAAAAAATTATGGTGCGCTACGTCGGGCTGCGCCGCAATGCCAACGGCCTAAATAAAGGGCTTGAGGAGTTGAAGCGGCTGCGTTCGATTTTCCAATCCGTCATCACGAAGCGGGAAGAATATGAGTTTGCGAATCTCCTCACCTGCGCGATGCTGACGACACAGTCCGCGCTGGGCCGCGAAGAAAGCCGCGGCGCGCATAGCCGGGAAGATTTTCCGGAGCGGGATGACCTGCTCTGGCGCAAGCATACCGTTCTCCATCGGGAGTACGGGTTAACAGAGGAGCGAATCGAAGATGTATGA
- the nadC gene encoding carboxylating nicotinate-nucleotide diphosphorylase, whose protein sequence is MYEAQFDAAALFSAETLRNQIRAWLAEDIGTGDITSWATIPAGTRSKAVIHVKEDGVLAGIPVARLVFEVVDPSLAFRPLAADGDTVVKGTVLAEVEGSTHSILTGERLALNLMQRLSGIATKTRAFVHAIEGLPARLVDTRKTTPGHRLLEKYAVRVGGGFNHRFGLYDAVMIKDNHIKGSGGITGAVRAARQAIPHTMKIEVETESIAQVEEALACGTDIIMLDNMPNELMREAVQLIKSQAAHVIVEASGGVNLSTIRGIAETGVDVISVGGLTYSFQSLDISLDLNGKKGGPTA, encoded by the coding sequence ATGTATGAAGCACAATTTGATGCAGCCGCCTTGTTCAGCGCGGAGACGCTGCGGAATCAGATCCGGGCATGGCTGGCTGAAGATATAGGGACAGGCGATATTACGAGCTGGGCGACCATTCCGGCCGGCACCCGTTCCAAAGCGGTCATTCACGTGAAGGAGGACGGCGTTCTGGCCGGGATTCCAGTCGCTCGGCTTGTGTTCGAGGTCGTGGACCCTTCGCTCGCATTTCGTCCGCTGGCGGCTGACGGCGATACCGTCGTCAAAGGCACGGTACTGGCCGAGGTGGAAGGCAGCACGCACAGCATCCTTACCGGCGAGCGGCTCGCGCTTAACTTGATGCAGCGGTTATCCGGCATTGCCACCAAGACGCGCGCTTTCGTGCACGCCATTGAAGGACTGCCTGCGCGCTTGGTGGACACGCGCAAGACGACGCCGGGGCACCGCCTGTTGGAGAAATATGCGGTTCGCGTTGGCGGCGGCTTCAATCACCGTTTCGGACTCTATGACGCCGTCATGATTAAGGACAACCATATTAAAGGCTCCGGCGGCATTACGGGCGCGGTTCGCGCCGCGCGCCAAGCGATTCCGCATACGATGAAAATCGAAGTCGAAACGGAGTCCATCGCTCAAGTGGAAGAAGCGCTCGCGTGCGGCACCGATATTATCATGCTCGATAATATGCCGAACGAGCTGATGCGCGAGGCCGTCCAGCTTATCAAGTCGCAAGCGGCTCACGTCATCGTGGAAGCATCCGGCGGCGTTAATTTGAGCACCATACGCGGCATTGCGGAAACCGGCGTCGATGTCATCTCCGTCGGCGGCCTGACCTACTCGTTCCAATCGCTCGACATCAGTCTGGATTTGAACGGGAAAAAAGGAGGGCCAACGGCATGA
- a CDS encoding type III pantothenate kinase, translating to MIVVVDVGNTNIVLGIYQARKLLYHWRLSTNRSATVDEYGIMIHNLFQLAGVKLDQIEGVIISSVVPPLMRTLEQLCQKYLRKSPLIVGPGIKTGLNIRYENPREVGADRIVNSIAGIEKYGAPLIVVDFGTATTFDYIDAGNNYLGGAIVPGIGISTEALYQRAAKLPRIELVKPKSVIGRNPVTSMQAGIIFGYAGQVDGIVNRIRKEFGVSPRVIATGGLADLIAAESDTIEEVDPLLTLEGLRIIYERNQE from the coding sequence ATGATCGTCGTCGTTGACGTAGGCAATACGAATATCGTGCTCGGCATTTACCAGGCACGCAAGCTGCTGTACCATTGGCGGCTGAGCACGAACCGCTCGGCCACCGTGGATGAGTACGGCATTATGATCCACAATTTGTTCCAACTCGCGGGCGTGAAGCTGGATCAGATCGAAGGCGTCATCATTTCCTCCGTCGTGCCGCCATTAATGCGGACGCTGGAGCAGCTGTGCCAGAAATATCTTCGCAAATCGCCGCTTATCGTAGGCCCAGGAATTAAGACAGGCTTGAACATCCGTTACGAAAACCCGCGTGAAGTCGGTGCGGACCGGATCGTCAACTCCATCGCGGGCATCGAGAAATACGGCGCGCCGCTGATCGTCGTTGATTTCGGCACGGCGACTACGTTTGATTATATCGATGCGGGCAACAATTATTTGGGAGGTGCCATCGTGCCGGGTATCGGCATTTCGACGGAAGCGCTGTACCAGCGTGCCGCCAAGCTGCCTCGCATCGAGCTGGTGAAGCCGAAGAGCGTCATCGGCCGCAATCCGGTGACGTCGATGCAAGCCGGCATTATTTTCGGCTATGCGGGTCAGGTGGACGGGATCGTCAACCGCATTCGCAAGGAGTTCGGCGTTTCGCCGCGCGTGATCGCGACCGGCGGTTTGGCGGATCTCATTGCAGCCGAGTCGGATACGATCGAAGAGGTCGATCCGCTGCTAACCCTCGAAGGCTTGCGCATCATTTACGAACGAAATCAAGAATAG
- the hslO gene encoding Hsp33 family molecular chaperone HslO encodes MAEKDYLVRGTAWNGTLRVFAVKTTVLVEELRNRHNTLPTTTAALGRTATAGAMMGAMLKGKEKLTIQVKGDGPAGQIVVDANASGEVRGYVDNPQVQLPSNALGKLDVAGVVGRSGYIHIIKDLGLKEPYRGSVPIVSGELAEDFTYYFATSEQTPSVVGLSVLVDEYGNVMNAGGFIVQVLPGITEEDITRLEQAIGSLPPISALFEQGETPESLLRLVVGDDLQLMDELSIVFECQCSKERVERTLISMGESELKLLIDEDGQAEVVCHFCNESYVFDTPQLEMLLDQAKPKPIQ; translated from the coding sequence ATGGCTGAAAAAGATTATTTGGTGCGCGGCACCGCTTGGAACGGAACGCTTCGCGTATTTGCCGTGAAGACGACCGTGCTGGTCGAAGAGCTGCGGAACCGTCATAACACGCTGCCAACGACAACGGCGGCGCTTGGCCGCACGGCGACCGCGGGCGCGATGATGGGCGCGATGCTGAAGGGCAAAGAGAAGCTGACCATACAAGTGAAAGGCGACGGCCCGGCAGGCCAAATCGTCGTGGACGCCAATGCGAGCGGCGAAGTACGCGGCTACGTGGACAATCCGCAAGTGCAGCTGCCCAGCAATGCGCTGGGCAAGCTCGATGTTGCTGGCGTGGTCGGCCGCAGCGGCTATATTCACATTATCAAGGATTTAGGGCTGAAGGAGCCGTATCGCGGCAGCGTTCCGATTGTATCGGGCGAACTGGCGGAGGATTTTACGTATTACTTCGCGACATCGGAGCAAACGCCGTCCGTGGTCGGCCTTAGCGTGCTGGTCGACGAGTACGGGAATGTCATGAACGCCGGCGGTTTTATCGTTCAGGTGCTGCCGGGCATCACCGAAGAAGATATAACGAGGCTGGAGCAAGCGATTGGGTCGCTGCCGCCGATTTCGGCGTTGTTCGAGCAAGGCGAAACGCCGGAGAGCTTGCTGCGGCTTGTCGTTGGCGACGATCTTCAGCTGATGGACGAGCTCAGCATCGTCTTTGAATGCCAGTGCTCCAAGGAGCGGGTGGAACGGACGCTGATCAGCATGGGGGAATCCGAGTTAAAACTGTTAATTGATGAAGACGGTCAAGCTGAAGTCGTGTGCCATTTCTGCAACGAGAGTTATGTGTTTGACACCCCGCAGCTGGAAATGCTGCTCGATCAGGCAAAGCCGAAACCGATCCAATAA
- a CDS encoding peptidylprolyl isomerase, which produces MKNDRVLKSIVLLQALCMIVLALVVVFKVVLPPKADPQTPSSKPQDQEGGAPADSDGQQEESLAATVGQERITAQQLSDELRRQYGDQLLRTLMVRAATRQEAQAEDIAVTDAELNDELKAMMAGYEDEEHYYASMKEQLGLTPEGIREDTEYRLLLEQIAVRTASVTEAEIDAYIADNQDRFAPRKQLHLAWIVLATEKEADELLEKLEDGEDFGLMAKTYSLDADTADGGGDLGFIEADDPFVDEDVLAAANGLSVGEVTGPIPIEQGEAVIRLLETKTEQLVSESRLRDQARKELALNKLNSLREVENSLLRKYNATVKPGAVQPTSP; this is translated from the coding sequence ATGAAGAACGACCGGGTGCTGAAGAGCATCGTGCTGCTTCAGGCTTTATGTATGATTGTGCTGGCGCTTGTCGTAGTGTTCAAGGTCGTGCTGCCGCCGAAGGCCGATCCCCAGACGCCGTCTTCGAAGCCGCAGGACCAAGAAGGCGGCGCACCGGCGGATTCAGACGGACAACAAGAGGAGTCGCTGGCCGCAACCGTAGGCCAAGAGCGCATCACGGCGCAGCAATTGAGCGACGAGCTGAGGCGGCAATATGGCGACCAGCTGCTGCGTACGCTTATGGTCCGGGCGGCAACGCGGCAGGAAGCCCAAGCCGAGGATATCGCCGTCACGGATGCCGAGCTGAACGATGAGCTGAAAGCGATGATGGCCGGCTACGAGGACGAAGAGCATTACTACGCCTCGATGAAGGAGCAGCTCGGCTTAACCCCGGAGGGAATCCGGGAAGATACGGAGTATCGGCTGCTGCTCGAGCAAATCGCCGTTCGTACGGCCAGCGTAACCGAAGCGGAAATTGATGCTTACATAGCGGACAATCAGGATCGGTTCGCGCCCCGAAAGCAGCTGCATCTCGCATGGATTGTGCTGGCGACGGAGAAGGAAGCCGATGAGCTCCTTGAGAAGCTGGAAGACGGCGAAGACTTTGGGCTGATGGCCAAGACCTATTCGCTGGATGCGGATACGGCGGATGGCGGCGGTGATCTTGGCTTTATCGAAGCGGATGATCCGTTTGTGGACGAGGACGTGCTTGCGGCGGCGAACGGGCTGTCGGTCGGTGAGGTCACCGGACCGATTCCGATCGAGCAGGGCGAGGCGGTCATCCGGCTGCTGGAGACGAAGACGGAGCAGCTCGTGAGCGAGAGCCGTCTGCGCGATCAAGCGCGGAAGGAGCTGGCGCTCAACAAGCTGAACAGCCTGCGGGAAGTGGAAAATTCGCTGCTGCGGAAATACAATGCGACCGTGAAGCCGGGAGCGGTTCAACCAACGTCGCCCTAG
- the cysK gene encoding cysteine synthase A: MAKIVQSVTELIGDTPLVRLNRLVPEDSAEIYVKLEYQNPGASVKDRIAISMIEVAEQEGILKPGDTIVEPTSGNTGIGLAMVAAAKGYRAILVMPETMSIERRNLLRAYGAELVLTPGSEGMNGAVRRAEELQAENPSYFIPQQFKNQANVKIHRETTGPEIVEAINSLDGKLDAFVAGIGTGGTISGAGEVLKQNFPGIKVVAVEPAASPLLSGGSPGGHKIQGIGANFIPDILNREIYDEVITIENDQAFETARRAAKEEGILCGISSGAAIFAALKVAKELGKGKRVVAIVPSNGERYLSTPLFNFEN; the protein is encoded by the coding sequence ATGGCTAAAATTGTACAAAGCGTGACTGAGCTTATCGGAGATACACCTCTTGTTCGTTTGAACCGTTTGGTTCCGGAGGACAGCGCAGAAATTTACGTAAAGCTGGAGTACCAGAACCCAGGCGCAAGCGTTAAGGACCGTATCGCTATCAGCATGATCGAAGTAGCTGAGCAGGAAGGCATTTTGAAGCCGGGCGACACGATCGTTGAACCGACTAGCGGCAACACCGGTATCGGTCTTGCGATGGTTGCGGCAGCGAAAGGCTACAGAGCGATTCTCGTTATGCCTGAAACGATGAGCATCGAGCGCCGCAACTTGCTGCGCGCATACGGTGCTGAGCTTGTTCTTACACCGGGCTCGGAGGGCATGAACGGAGCGGTTCGCCGTGCGGAAGAGCTGCAAGCCGAGAATCCTTCGTACTTTATTCCGCAGCAATTCAAAAACCAAGCGAACGTGAAGATCCACCGCGAAACAACGGGTCCGGAAATCGTCGAAGCGATCAACTCGCTTGACGGCAAGCTGGACGCATTCGTAGCGGGTATCGGTACAGGCGGTACGATTTCCGGTGCCGGCGAAGTGCTGAAGCAGAACTTCCCGGGCATTAAAGTCGTAGCGGTTGAGCCAGCGGCATCCCCGCTGCTGTCCGGCGGCAGCCCAGGCGGCCACAAGATCCAAGGGATCGGTGCTAACTTCATTCCTGACATTCTGAACCGTGAGATCTATGACGAAGTCATTACGATCGAGAACGATCAAGCGTTCGAAACGGCTCGCCGCGCAGCGAAAGAAGAAGGCATTCTTTGCGGCATTTCCTCCGGTGCGGCGATTTTCGCGGCATTGAAGGTAGCTAAAGAGCTTGGCAAAGGCAAGCGCGTTGTGGCAATCGTTCCGTCCAACGGCGAACGTTACCTGTCCACGCCGCTGTTCAACTTCGAGAACTAA
- a CDS encoding spore germination protein — MPNKKPNANLASDEKSSTDDWQVYLISLKERTYRIEWLSSMADQQIMRERIMPMLQQHRPRSSEEMKLILPVPNIEIKTHAEKHAYLLLGYVGITLETAGVAHPDVLYAPCKSFNYRGIEEPREEYAELGPYDSFTESIEVNLNLVRRRLMSEQLHVRMLTVGSGRLPAAVVYMADNRLIADRLIYQVEQSSIAHPQAILDISNFATILHNGKRPFFEPFDFTELPLQAVHMLGHGKVLLLLEGSRKAMIGPASFEDVFVAPSDHFLPHLQVMALRYVRILCFVLSLMLTPLYVAVSTYDFEMFPLKVIQTLLISRYNVPFSPFIEAVMMETLVIVQLEALTRLPTKLSQSAGIVSGIILGTAAVEAGVVSNVMLVIISASSLLMLASATIQLRNMLFFLKLPSLLLAILLGLPGICVFWFLLLSRLFAVRSLDKPYTRFGLNPLSRFMKGEA, encoded by the coding sequence GTGCCGAACAAGAAACCGAACGCTAACTTAGCCTCTGACGAGAAGTCGAGTACAGATGATTGGCAAGTCTACCTGATTTCGCTGAAAGAGCGGACCTATCGGATCGAATGGCTGTCGTCGATGGCCGACCAGCAAATTATGCGCGAGCGGATTATGCCCATGCTTCAGCAGCATCGGCCGCGTTCGAGCGAAGAAATGAAGCTGATTTTACCGGTACCGAACATCGAAATCAAGACGCATGCGGAGAAGCATGCTTATTTGCTGCTAGGGTATGTTGGCATCACATTGGAGACGGCGGGCGTCGCCCATCCGGACGTGTTGTATGCCCCTTGCAAGTCGTTCAACTACCGGGGCATCGAAGAGCCAAGGGAGGAGTATGCCGAATTAGGGCCTTATGATTCGTTTACGGAATCGATCGAAGTCAATTTGAATCTCGTTCGCAGGCGCCTGATGTCCGAGCAGCTGCATGTCCGCATGCTGACGGTGGGATCGGGGAGACTGCCGGCAGCGGTTGTCTACATGGCGGATAATCGTTTAATCGCCGATCGCTTAATCTATCAAGTAGAGCAATCATCGATCGCTCATCCCCAGGCGATTCTGGATATCTCGAATTTTGCCACGATTCTGCACAATGGGAAGCGGCCGTTCTTCGAGCCGTTCGATTTCACGGAGCTGCCCCTGCAAGCCGTTCATATGCTGGGACATGGCAAAGTGCTTCTGCTGCTTGAGGGATCGCGGAAGGCTATGATCGGGCCAGCTTCGTTCGAGGATGTTTTCGTGGCCCCGTCGGACCACTTCTTGCCGCACCTGCAGGTCATGGCGCTGCGATATGTCCGTATCCTGTGCTTTGTCCTCTCTTTAATGCTTACCCCGCTTTACGTAGCGGTTTCCACCTATGACTTCGAGATGTTTCCGCTGAAAGTGATCCAGACGCTTCTCATTTCCCGCTATAACGTGCCTTTTTCACCGTTTATCGAAGCGGTTATGATGGAAACGCTCGTCATCGTTCAACTCGAGGCGCTCACTCGCCTTCCGACCAAGCTCTCGCAAAGCGCAGGCATCGTATCGGGCATCATTCTCGGCACGGCCGCCGTCGAAGCGGGAGTGGTAAGCAATGTCATGCTTGTGATCATTTCCGCGTCTTCCTTGCTGATGCTGGCTTCGGCAACCATCCAGCTGCGCAACATGCTGTTCTTTCTAAAGCTGCCTTCCCTATTGTTGGCCATATTGCTAGGGCTGCCGGGCATTTGCGTGTTCTGGTTTCTGCTGCTTTCCCGTTTGTTCGCCGTCCGCTCGTTGGATAAGCCGTACACGCGGTTCGGTTTAAACCCTTTGTCCCGTTTTATGAAAGGGGAGGCATGA
- a CDS encoding GerAB/ArcD/ProY family transporter, producing the protein MTYQDRLTPWQLFYIVSGMLGSFNFYLRMDKVNELSGTSTYVVFLVVSAVIGLLCLPIPAVMTNKDGNDFVASHLAAFGKIVGVPVLLLLTVSLILTGGMMMNQMMILLDHYHTPHMQHYWTAILLMLVCSVFASNGGVRVFAGLFFVVICTRLMEMGLLLFGISPYFELRSLLPLWGGIPKQPAAAVSNTSAMYTGIEVLVFLRLYTAGLKPSAVRGSIWAAIAVHCAFLMIGSWSMIGIFGMGGIRLSDLTTIDYYKLMSYPFFEQMDEVGICIYLFWVLASLSVTLWIIASLLRKAVFRGWPTLAHDCIAALLLLAAAYGLWEMRLTQLLQKWQPIILLLLLCVYFPAYRLLHAKAMRAGDRAPAGGKSL; encoded by the coding sequence ATGACATACCAAGATCGGTTAACGCCATGGCAGCTGTTTTATATCGTTTCGGGGATGCTGGGCAGCTTCAATTTTTACTTGAGGATGGACAAGGTGAACGAATTGTCCGGTACCTCAACGTATGTGGTGTTTTTGGTTGTTAGCGCGGTTATCGGCTTGCTCTGCCTACCGATTCCGGCCGTCATGACAAACAAGGACGGGAACGATTTCGTGGCCAGTCACCTCGCGGCCTTCGGTAAAATCGTCGGCGTGCCTGTGCTATTGCTTCTTACGGTATCGCTGATTCTGACGGGAGGCATGATGATGAACCAAATGATGATTCTTCTGGATCACTATCATACGCCCCACATGCAGCATTATTGGACCGCCATTCTTCTGATGCTAGTCTGCTCTGTGTTCGCGAGCAACGGTGGCGTTCGGGTGTTCGCGGGATTGTTTTTCGTAGTCATATGCACGCGCTTAATGGAAATGGGGCTTCTTCTGTTCGGCATCTCCCCTTACTTCGAACTGCGATCCTTGCTGCCGCTCTGGGGCGGAATCCCCAAGCAGCCGGCAGCGGCGGTTTCGAATACGTCTGCCATGTACACCGGCATCGAGGTGCTGGTGTTTCTACGGCTGTATACGGCAGGCCTGAAACCAAGCGCCGTTCGGGGCTCGATCTGGGCTGCGATCGCCGTTCACTGCGCGTTTCTGATGATCGGCAGTTGGTCGATGATCGGCATTTTCGGGATGGGAGGGATTCGGCTCTCCGATCTCACGACGATAGATTATTATAAATTGATGTCGTATCCGTTCTTCGAACAAATGGATGAAGTCGGCATTTGTATTTATTTGTTCTGGGTTCTTGCCTCCCTGTCGGTAACGCTATGGATTATCGCCTCCCTGCTGCGGAAGGCCGTATTTCGCGGCTGGCCAACGTTGGCGCACGATTGCATTGCGGCGCTTCTGCTGCTGGCCGCGGCTTACGGACTGTGGGAGATGCGCTTGACGCAGCTGCTCCAGAAATGGCAGCCGATCATTTTGCTGCTGCTGTTATGCGTCTACTTTCCGGCTTATCGGCTGTTGCACGCCAAAGCGATGAGGGCGGGAGACCGTGCACCTGCCGGGGGTAAGAGCCTATGA
- a CDS encoding Ger(x)C family spore germination protein, with the protein MRSRRPLQAGLALLVLLLTAGCFGETLEQLSIIYGIAYELDPDNKELLTATASIPQYVKGGFENRLVTAQGKSSMDIRNAMSLQTSGRLVDEKMLVLLIDHQLARQSTYRLLGPYMSELKLPARSLIAVTETSPKELLGINMQKMDPATGMNAIVAKHERLGLMPKSNLLTFVKQQVREGQDPYLPLIAKEEDGQGIRIVGLALFKDDRYVMPLKGAGNLLLFALLHQSVTNGTYELGGGKQSLRMRIERSGVSYDWRPSEKKMDVRVRVHASLLERTTSPTEVFSEAVTIELKRKAERELADRLGMLIRKLQRSGLDPVGFGEIARSQDSHWKGSEWNSIYQQTKFNIVVKINFDRERR; encoded by the coding sequence ATGAGGTCGCGCCGACCGTTGCAAGCGGGGCTTGCTTTGCTTGTTTTGCTGCTAACTGCAGGATGTTTCGGGGAGACGCTAGAGCAATTGAGCATAATTTACGGGATTGCCTATGAGCTCGATCCGGACAATAAAGAGCTCCTTACCGCGACCGCCAGCATTCCGCAATATGTAAAGGGCGGGTTTGAGAATCGGCTTGTTACCGCGCAGGGCAAGTCGTCGATGGATATCCGAAACGCCATGAGTCTTCAGACGTCGGGAAGGCTTGTGGATGAGAAAATGCTGGTGCTTCTGATTGATCACCAATTGGCTAGACAGTCTACATATCGGTTGCTCGGTCCGTATATGAGCGAACTGAAATTGCCTGCCCGTTCGTTGATAGCCGTAACGGAAACGTCTCCTAAAGAGCTGCTGGGGATTAACATGCAGAAAATGGACCCCGCCACGGGTATGAACGCGATCGTAGCGAAGCATGAGCGTTTAGGGCTGATGCCGAAGTCTAACCTGCTCACGTTCGTGAAACAGCAGGTGAGGGAGGGACAGGATCCCTACCTCCCGTTAATCGCCAAAGAAGAGGACGGCCAAGGCATACGCATAGTCGGTCTGGCGTTGTTTAAGGACGATCGTTACGTCATGCCGCTCAAAGGCGCCGGCAACCTGCTTTTATTCGCGCTGCTCCATCAATCGGTGACTAACGGCACATACGAATTAGGCGGCGGCAAGCAGTCGTTGCGCATGCGCATCGAACGTTCCGGAGTTTCTTACGATTGGAGACCTTCCGAGAAAAAGATGGACGTGCGCGTTCGGGTTCATGCGAGTTTGCTTGAACGAACGACATCGCCGACGGAAGTCTTTTCGGAGGCCGTTACAATCGAATTGAAACGGAAAGCGGAGCGGGAATTGGCAGATCGGCTTGGCATGCTGATTCGGAAGCTCCAGCGGAGCGGCCTGGACCCCGTAGGGTTCGGGGAAATCGCCAGATCGCAGGATTCGCATTGGAAGGGTTCGGAATGGAATAGCATCTACCAGCAGACCAAATTCAATATCGTCGTGAAAATCAATTTCGATAGGGAACGCAGATAG